In one Agrobacterium tumefaciens genomic region, the following are encoded:
- a CDS encoding MHS family MFS transporter — protein MTDAVSQVSSTAGNSNVVKTNSPARVLTASLVGTTIEFFDFYVYATAAVLVFPALFFPNNDPMTALLASFATFSIAFFARPLGAVVFGHYGDRVGRKTTLVAALLTMGVSTVVIGLLPTYETAGVLAPLFLALCRFGQGFGLGGEWGGAVLLATENAPPGKRSWYGMFPQLGAPVGLFLSSGVFWILLHFMSQESLLSWGWRIPFVASIILIAVGMWVRLSITETPDFQKAIEKEERVAVPVAELFRNHKRSLVLGTFVALATFVLFYIGTAYLLSYNVKVLKIPFLDALEVQILGSIVFGIFIPIAGKLAEKFGRREILILTTVLIGLFSFLLPSLMTGGEGSIFVFAALAMMLMGMTYGLIGTALAAPFPTRVRYTGSSITFNMAGIFGASLAPYIATWLQVNYGMGYVGYYLCVSALITLACILLSRKDEV, from the coding sequence ATGACTGACGCGGTATCTCAGGTATCGTCGACAGCTGGCAATTCGAACGTTGTAAAGACAAATTCGCCTGCACGAGTTCTCACTGCCAGCCTGGTCGGCACGACCATCGAGTTTTTCGATTTTTACGTTTACGCCACGGCCGCAGTGCTCGTGTTCCCGGCATTGTTCTTCCCGAACAACGATCCGATGACGGCGCTTCTGGCGTCCTTCGCCACCTTCTCCATCGCCTTTTTCGCCCGCCCTCTCGGCGCCGTCGTTTTCGGTCACTATGGTGACCGTGTCGGCCGCAAGACCACGCTTGTCGCGGCCCTTCTGACGATGGGCGTATCGACTGTCGTGATCGGCCTTCTGCCGACCTATGAGACGGCAGGCGTTCTGGCGCCGCTGTTCCTCGCACTTTGCCGTTTCGGTCAGGGCTTCGGCCTTGGCGGCGAATGGGGTGGTGCCGTTCTGCTCGCCACGGAAAATGCCCCTCCCGGCAAGCGCAGCTGGTACGGCATGTTCCCGCAGCTCGGCGCGCCCGTCGGCCTGTTCCTTTCCTCCGGCGTCTTCTGGATCCTGCTGCACTTCATGTCGCAGGAATCACTTTTGAGCTGGGGCTGGCGCATTCCCTTCGTCGCTTCGATCATCCTGATCGCTGTCGGCATGTGGGTGCGCCTGTCGATCACCGAAACACCCGATTTCCAGAAAGCGATCGAAAAGGAAGAGCGTGTGGCCGTGCCGGTCGCGGAACTTTTCCGCAATCACAAGCGCAGCCTCGTGCTCGGCACCTTCGTGGCGCTGGCCACCTTCGTGCTTTTCTATATCGGCACCGCTTATCTGCTCTCCTACAACGTCAAGGTCCTGAAAATCCCGTTCCTCGACGCGCTGGAAGTGCAGATCCTCGGCTCCATCGTCTTCGGTATCTTCATTCCGATCGCCGGCAAGCTTGCCGAGAAATTCGGCCGTCGTGAAATCCTGATCCTGACGACGGTGCTGATCGGCCTGTTCTCCTTCCTGCTGCCAAGCCTGATGACCGGCGGCGAAGGTTCGATCTTCGTTTTCGCGGCTCTGGCCATGATGCTGATGGGCATGACCTACGGCCTGATCGGAACGGCGCTGGCCGCGCCCTTCCCGACCCGCGTGCGTTACACCGGCTCGTCCATCACCTTCAACATGGCCGGCATCTTCGGCGCATCGCTGGCGCCTTACATCGCCACATGGCTGCAGGTGAATTACGGCATGGGATATGTCGGTTATTATCTCTGCGTATCGGCGCTCATCACGCTGGCCTGCATTCTTCTGTCCCGCAAGGACGAAGTCTGA
- the murG gene encoding undecaprenyldiphospho-muramoylpentapeptide beta-N-acetylglucosaminyltransferase, whose product MSKGIVLLAAGGTGGHVFPAEALAHTLKERGYQVHLVTDSRAERYAGKFPADEIHVVPSATIGSKNPISVARSLWKLWTGLRSARRLVTKLKPVAVVGFGGYPTVPPLLASTGLGVPSIIHEQNAVMGRANKALAGRVKAIAGGFLPPANGQYSDKTVATGNPVRPAVLAASEIPYTPSQTDEPFQLVVFGGSQGAQFFSSAVPAAICLLKNEQRKRIVVTQQARPEDKDSVIASYQKLGVKADVSPFFGDMASRIGEANLVISRSGASTVSELSVIGRPSILVPYPHALDHDQAANAAALSAAGGASVIKQAELSPQKLSSLLSSALSEPDRLSATAAAAKATGKPHAADVLADLVEAIASGQSVQEFKKKNEGVGA is encoded by the coding sequence ATGAGCAAGGGTATTGTTCTTCTTGCCGCCGGGGGAACCGGCGGCCATGTCTTTCCAGCCGAGGCCTTGGCGCATACGCTGAAGGAACGCGGTTATCAGGTGCATCTCGTCACCGACAGCCGCGCCGAGCGTTATGCCGGCAAGTTTCCGGCGGATGAAATTCATGTGGTGCCGTCTGCCACCATCGGTTCGAAGAACCCGATTTCCGTGGCGCGTTCGCTGTGGAAACTGTGGACGGGGCTGCGTTCAGCGCGCCGGCTGGTCACGAAGCTGAAGCCGGTCGCGGTTGTCGGCTTCGGCGGTTATCCCACCGTGCCGCCGCTTCTGGCATCGACCGGGCTTGGCGTGCCCTCGATCATTCACGAGCAGAATGCGGTGATGGGCCGCGCCAACAAGGCGCTGGCCGGCCGGGTGAAGGCAATCGCCGGCGGTTTCCTGCCGCCCGCCAACGGCCAGTATTCCGACAAGACCGTGGCCACTGGCAACCCCGTTCGCCCGGCGGTGCTGGCGGCGTCGGAGATACCCTATACGCCCTCGCAGACGGATGAACCGTTCCAGCTCGTCGTTTTCGGCGGCAGCCAGGGCGCGCAATTCTTCTCCAGCGCCGTGCCGGCAGCGATCTGCCTGTTGAAGAACGAGCAGCGCAAACGCATCGTCGTCACCCAGCAGGCCCGCCCCGAAGACAAGGACAGCGTGATCGCCTCCTATCAGAAGCTCGGCGTGAAAGCGGATGTTTCGCCCTTCTTCGGCGATATGGCCTCACGTATTGGCGAGGCCAATCTGGTCATCAGCCGTTCGGGTGCTTCGACGGTGTCGGAACTGTCGGTCATCGGCCGTCCGTCGATCCTCGTGCCCTATCCTCATGCGCTGGATCACGATCAGGCCGCCAATGCGGCAGCGCTTTCAGCGGCGGGTGGGGCAAGCGTCATCAAGCAGGCGGAACTATCGCCGCAGAAGCTTTCAAGCCTTTTGTCGTCGGCGCTTTCCGAGCCTGACCGTTTGAGCGCGACGGCGGCGGCGGCAAAGGCGACCGGCAAACCGCATGCGGCGGATGTGCTGGCCGATCTGGTCGAGGCTATTGCTTCCGGCCAGTCCGTACAGGAATTCAAGAAGAAGAATGAAGGAGTTGGGGCATGA
- a CDS encoding D-alanine--D-alanine ligase yields the protein MSGKHVAVLMGGFSSERPVSLSSGNACALALEGEGYKVTRVDVGRDVAAVLDELRPDVAFNALHGPFGEDGTIQGILEYLAIPYTHSGVLASALAMDKAQAKKVAAAAGVPVAVERVMNRFDFTSEHPLSPPYVVKPVREGSSFGVVIVKEDQSHPPQILTSSEWRYGDQVMVERYIHGRELTCGVLDGEALGVTEVVPLGHNFYDYDAKYAAGGSKHVIPAEISPKIYQKIQTLAVMAHQAIGCRGVSRSDFRYDDRFSEDGEVIWLEVNTQPGMTPTSLVPEMAAHAGRSFGNLVSWMVEDASCLR from the coding sequence ATGAGCGGCAAGCATGTAGCTGTTCTTATGGGTGGGTTTTCGTCGGAGCGGCCGGTCAGCCTGTCGTCGGGGAACGCTTGCGCGCTCGCCCTGGAGGGTGAGGGGTACAAGGTTACCCGCGTCGATGTGGGCCGCGATGTCGCCGCCGTACTCGACGAATTGCGCCCGGACGTTGCCTTCAATGCGCTGCATGGCCCTTTCGGCGAAGATGGCACTATTCAGGGCATTCTCGAATATCTTGCCATTCCCTATACCCATTCCGGCGTGCTCGCTTCGGCGCTCGCCATGGACAAGGCGCAGGCCAAGAAAGTGGCCGCGGCTGCCGGTGTTCCGGTTGCCGTCGAGCGCGTCATGAACCGCTTCGATTTCACCAGCGAGCATCCGCTTTCGCCTCCCTATGTGGTGAAGCCGGTGCGCGAAGGCTCGAGCTTCGGTGTTGTCATCGTCAAGGAAGACCAGTCGCATCCGCCGCAAATCCTCACCTCGTCCGAATGGCGTTATGGCGATCAGGTGATGGTGGAGCGCTACATTCATGGTCGCGAGCTGACCTGCGGCGTGCTTGATGGCGAGGCGCTGGGTGTCACGGAGGTGGTGCCGCTCGGTCACAATTTCTATGATTATGACGCAAAATACGCTGCCGGTGGCTCAAAGCATGTCATTCCGGCGGAAATTTCACCGAAAATTTACCAAAAAATTCAAACACTGGCGGTTATGGCACATCAGGCGATCGGGTGCCGTGGCGTAAGCCGTTCAGACTTTCGTTACGACGACCGCTTCTCAGAAGATGGCGAAGTTATCTGGCTTGAAGTGAATACGCAGCCGGGCATGACGCCGACCTCCCTGGTGCCGGAAATGGCGGCCCACGCTGGCCGCTCCTTTGGTAACCTTGTCAGCTGGATGGTGGAGGACGCTTCGTGTTTGCGGTGA
- the murB gene encoding UDP-N-acetylmuramate dehydrogenase: MRQVDGVKLLGRLGDGVNELRGRLTPDAPMDRVTWFRAGGLAEVMFQPHDADDLITFLKILPEDVPLTVVGVGSNLLVRDGGIPGVVVRLSAKGFGQVELAGENRIKAGAICPDKHIAAMAMDNGIGGFHFFYGIPGSIGGALRMNAGANGGETRDRVVEVYAVDRQGNQHVLSNADMGYSYRHSGADAGLIFTGALFEGYPEDKAKIRADMDAVRHHRETVQPIREQTGGSTFKNPEGHSAWELIDEAGGRGLVIGGAQMSSLHCNFMINTGHATGYDLEYLGETIRKRVFEKSGIRLEWEIKRLGLFMPGREVEPFLGS; encoded by the coding sequence ATGAGACAGGTCGATGGGGTTAAATTGCTGGGGAGGCTCGGCGACGGGGTAAATGAATTGCGGGGACGTCTGACACCGGATGCGCCCATGGACCGCGTGACGTGGTTCAGAGCCGGCGGTCTTGCGGAGGTGATGTTCCAGCCGCACGATGCCGACGATCTGATTACCTTCCTGAAAATTCTGCCGGAAGACGTGCCGTTGACCGTGGTCGGCGTCGGTTCGAACCTTCTCGTGCGCGATGGCGGCATTCCTGGCGTTGTCGTCCGTCTTTCGGCCAAGGGCTTCGGCCAGGTGGAGCTTGCCGGTGAAAACCGCATCAAGGCGGGCGCGATCTGCCCGGACAAGCATATTGCGGCCATGGCCATGGATAATGGTATCGGTGGTTTCCATTTCTTTTACGGTATTCCCGGCTCCATCGGCGGTGCGCTGCGCATGAATGCCGGCGCCAACGGCGGCGAGACGCGTGATCGTGTCGTGGAAGTCTATGCAGTCGACCGTCAGGGCAACCAGCATGTGCTTTCCAATGCCGATATGGGTTACAGCTATCGCCACTCCGGCGCGGATGCGGGCCTGATCTTCACGGGTGCGCTGTTTGAGGGCTATCCGGAAGACAAGGCGAAAATCCGGGCCGATATGGATGCTGTGCGTCATCACCGGGAAACCGTGCAGCCTATCCGCGAGCAGACGGGCGGTTCCACCTTCAAGAACCCCGAAGGTCATTCCGCCTGGGAGTTGATCGATGAGGCGGGTGGTCGCGGTCTGGTCATTGGCGGGGCGCAGATGTCGTCACTGCATTGCAACTTCATGATCAATACCGGCCATGCGACCGGTTATGACCTGGAATATCTGGGTGAGACCATCCGCAAGCGGGTGTTCGAGAAGTCGGGCATCCGGCTGGAATGGGAAATCAAGCGGCTGGGGCTTTTCATGCCGGGCCGTGAGGTGGAACCGTTTCTAGGGAGCTGA
- a CDS encoding GGDEF domain-containing protein, with amino-acid sequence MGLWHKLIQSISFSVTTPEGRQRLEPLDFALRVAILVTIIAVVIDTAGLFILSLLGLVTDLANGLMLGTTLSATIAFTLALIIGWINAREVKLLAQSHERFLHLSHTDALTGLNNRLGLYANCARLDTQYCVAFVDIDHFKSVNDRYGHLAGDMVISSVAAMIRDCFDETAYIARMGGEEFVVVQELAPQHFLELCEKARARIAATPVDFQDMRISTAVSMGVAFRANWEIFERVMHNADMALYDAKRSGRNRICFAGQKVSRQTVA; translated from the coding sequence TTGGGTCTCTGGCATAAACTGATCCAAAGCATAAGTTTTTCGGTTACGACGCCTGAAGGCCGCCAGCGGCTGGAACCGCTCGATTTTGCGCTGCGTGTGGCGATCCTGGTCACTATTATTGCCGTCGTGATCGATACGGCGGGGCTCTTCATTCTGTCGCTGTTAGGGCTGGTGACCGACCTTGCGAATGGGCTGATGCTCGGCACGACCCTGTCGGCAACGATCGCGTTTACCCTGGCTCTGATCATCGGCTGGATCAATGCGCGCGAAGTGAAGCTGCTTGCCCAGTCGCATGAGCGGTTTCTGCATCTCAGCCACACTGACGCCCTGACCGGCCTCAACAACAGGCTGGGGCTTTACGCCAACTGTGCTCGTCTCGATACGCAATATTGCGTCGCCTTTGTCGATATCGATCACTTCAAATCGGTGAATGACAGATACGGCCATCTGGCTGGCGATATGGTTATTTCCAGTGTCGCCGCCATGATCCGCGATTGTTTCGATGAAACCGCCTATATCGCGCGCATGGGTGGGGAAGAATTCGTCGTCGTGCAGGAGCTTGCTCCGCAGCATTTTCTGGAACTCTGCGAAAAGGCGCGTGCGAGGATCGCGGCGACACCGGTGGATTTCCAGGACATGCGGATCAGTACCGCCGTCTCGATGGGAGTGGCTTTCCGGGCGAATTGGGAGATTTTCGAGAGAGTCATGCACAATGCCGATATGGCGCTTTACGACGCGAAACGATCCGGGCGCAATCGCATCTGTTTTGCCGGCCAGAAGGTCAGCCGCCAGACCGTCGCATAG
- a CDS encoding UDP-N-acetylmuramate--L-alanine ligase codes for MKMPKAIGLVHFIGIGGIGMSGIAEVLHNLGHRVQGSDQADSANVQRLRDKGIEVFVGHTADNIGDAEVVVVSTAIKKSNPELIAAREKHLPIVRRAEMLAELMRFRNAIAIGGTHGKTTTTSMVATLLEAGNLDPTVINGGIINAYGTNARMGEGEWMVVEADESDGTFLKLPADVAVITNIDPEHLDHYGNFDAVRAAFRQFVENVPFYGFGVMCLDHPEVQALVGRIEDRKVITYGENPQADVRFSNVRIDGTRSIFDVEIRRRRTGKIFSFKDLVLPMPGRHNVSNATAAIAVANRLGISEADIKKGLASFAGVKRRFTLTGEANGVQVFDDYGHHPVEIKAVLAAAREACKGRIIAVHQPHRYSRLSSLFDDFAHCFNDADTIILAPVYAAGEDPIEGASSEALVSAIKAAGHRDARFLEKREDLASVVAGIANPGDFVVLLGAGNITQWAAALPSELKSISGKSE; via the coding sequence ATGAAGATGCCGAAAGCCATAGGCCTTGTCCATTTCATCGGCATAGGCGGGATCGGCATGAGCGGCATTGCCGAAGTGCTTCACAATCTCGGCCATCGCGTTCAGGGGTCGGATCAGGCCGATAGCGCCAATGTGCAGCGCCTGCGCGATAAGGGTATCGAGGTTTTTGTCGGCCATACGGCGGATAATATCGGTGATGCCGAGGTCGTGGTGGTTTCCACCGCCATCAAGAAAAGCAATCCGGAACTCATCGCCGCGCGGGAAAAACACCTGCCGATCGTTCGCCGTGCCGAAATGCTGGCCGAGCTGATGCGTTTCCGCAATGCCATCGCCATCGGCGGCACCCACGGCAAGACCACGACCACCTCCATGGTCGCGACGCTGCTGGAAGCCGGCAATCTCGACCCGACCGTCATCAATGGCGGCATCATCAATGCCTACGGCACCAACGCCCGCATGGGCGAGGGCGAGTGGATGGTGGTGGAGGCCGACGAATCCGACGGCACGTTCCTGAAGCTGCCGGCCGATGTGGCTGTCATCACCAATATCGATCCCGAGCATCTGGATCACTACGGCAATTTCGATGCCGTGCGCGCCGCGTTCCGCCAGTTTGTCGAGAATGTTCCTTTCTACGGTTTTGGCGTCATGTGCCTCGACCATCCGGAAGTGCAGGCACTGGTCGGCCGGATCGAGGACCGCAAGGTCATCACCTATGGCGAGAACCCGCAGGCCGACGTGCGTTTTTCGAATGTGCGCATTGACGGCACGCGGTCGATCTTCGACGTGGAAATCCGTCGCCGCCGCACCGGCAAGATATTCTCCTTCAAGGACCTTGTCCTGCCGATGCCCGGCCGCCACAATGTGTCGAATGCGACGGCCGCGATTGCGGTCGCCAATCGTCTCGGCATTTCGGAAGCCGACATCAAGAAGGGGCTTGCCTCCTTTGCCGGCGTCAAGCGCCGCTTCACGCTGACGGGCGAAGCCAACGGCGTACAGGTCTTCGATGATTACGGTCACCATCCGGTCGAGATCAAGGCCGTGCTGGCGGCGGCGCGCGAAGCCTGCAAGGGCCGCATCATCGCCGTGCACCAGCCGCACCGCTACAGCCGGCTTTCCAGCCTGTTTGACGATTTCGCGCATTGTTTTAACGATGCCGACACGATTATCCTTGCTCCGGTCTATGCTGCGGGCGAAGATCCGATCGAAGGCGCAAGCTCGGAAGCGCTGGTTTCGGCCATCAAGGCCGCCGGCCACCGCGACGCCCGTTTTCTCGAAAAACGGGAAGATCTTGCCTCAGTGGTTGCAGGCATTGCGAATCCGGGTGATTTCGTGGTTCTCTTGGGGGCTGGGAATATCACGCAATGGGCAGCAGCGCTGCCTTCGGAATTGAAGAGCATATCAGGAAAGTCCGAATGA